TATATCTCCAGTCTCTGAGTTTATGTTTACAATGGATGAGACGGGAGTATTTTTTGGATTAGCATCTAACAATTTGTAAGTCAGTTTTGCATTACTGTCCAAATCAGGATCAAAGGCATTTATTGTATGAATAACAGAGCCAACAGGACTGTTCTCTTTAACATAAACATTGATCACAGGCTCCATGAAGCGAGGTGCATTATCATTGACATCAGAAACATGAACAGTAATGACCCTGATACTGGACAGAGGTGGACTTCCCTCATCTGTGGCTGTAATAGTGACATTGTACAGAGAAGTGTTTTCTCTGTCCAGTGGTCCATCTACGACTAATGAATAGTCATTTTTGTAGTTGGACTTGAGTTTAAAGGGAACAGACCCCACTACCTTACAGTTAGTTATACCATTGTTCCCCCCATCTTTATCACTGACTGTAACCAAAGCAACTATTGTCCCCAATTCTGCGTCTTCTTTAACTGGGGTCATGAGTGACGTCACGGATATTTCTGGGGCATTGTCATTCACATCAATTATCTCTATCAATAGTTTTGTGTGAGTACTCTTAGGAGAAAAGCCTTGATCCTTTGCCTGAACTCTGACCTCATACGCAGGCGTCTCTTCATAGTCTAATGTTCCCCTCACAGTGATTTCACCCGTTTCTGAATTTAGATGAAACATATTTGACGGATCGATATTTCCTCGTTTTATCAATGAATACAGGATCTTACTGTTCATGCCCTCGTCTAAATCTGTTGCATTTAACTTTATCACCACCGTTCCGGGTGCAACATTTTCATGCACACGTGCCTTATAAAGAGATTTGCTAAAAGTGGGTATATTATCATTGGCATCTTCAACATTAACATGTATTTGTAATGAACCCGATCTAGGAGGTTTACCTCCATCTACAGCGGTAAAGACAAGAGTGATCACggactgtttctctctgtctaaaGCTTTCTGCAGCACTAACTCAGCAGACACACCGTGTTCTCCACCGCTCTGCACATCAAGCGAGAAATGTTCATTCTGGCTCAGCTTGTACGTCTTCACGGAATGACTGCCTATGTCTGCGTCTACTGCTATGGGGAGAAGATACCGTTCTCCAGTTAAAGATGATTCAGAAATATTCAGAGAATACGTGTTCTCAATAAAAGCAGGCGAATTATCGTTTATATCTAAAACATTAACCTCTATGCGGTGTGCAGTCATTGGGTTGTTTAAAACGGCTTGAATTTTTAACGAGCATTTCACCACATTCGGACAAAGCTCCTCTCTGTCTATTCTCTCATCAACAAAAATGTTCCCGGTGCGCAAATTCACGTCAAAATATTTCTTACTGTAACTGGAAACAATACGTAGATCCCTGGTCTCCAGTTCATGTACATTGAGGTTTAAATCCTTTGCAATATTCCCCACTACGGTGCCTTTGTTCACCTCCTCGGAAATCGAGTAGGATAACTGCGAAGCAGACCGACCACAGAGACAAAGGAACACAACAATGTGAATCCAGACGTATTCCTTTTGTCCTCGGATATACATTGTTGATGCAACAACTGAACCCCGTCGATCATTTATCCTCAGTCCAGATATTTCCGTTCAAAGAAATGTAATTGTGTGGAAGCTCCTGCCCTTCTCGTCACAGCGCCTTCCGCGGGTGTACTAATGGTCGATGACGATTTCATTTTTTCCCATCCAGGGAGGAGTTTTGGATAggctatacacacacattcatgtctACGGTCTCCAGCGACATCATGTGGTGAATGAGCGGTAAGCAAATAAAATCCAGTGCATGACAAAGTCATATAATGTCAACATTACGAATTACATCAGTGATCGGGATGAAACGTGTGTTTTTACATCCGGAGTGTGGTAACCCTACAACTGAATATTTAGATGGCTAATCAAGCTATTTTATAGAGTACAAATAATTCAATATGTCCAGAAAGAAAATTAGTATTTAATTTAAGAGTGTAGCCATATGACTTTCAATCACTGCAGGAAGCTACAGAGACTACACACTGCCAACAAAAAGAgaagcaccatggacagcgccCTTTCACTACATTCAATGAAAGGAGGCATAACAAACCTATCAGATCACATCAGAATGACACCAGTATCCCATGTTGTTAACTCAGCACCACGTGAACTGATGTTTCATTTCAgataaaaacaacttaaatcAATTTATTATACAATAAAATGCGTTCAACAAGCATAAGTGTAGCAGGGTTTGAAGTTGAAGGCACACAAACCTACTTCGGCACTACGGAGAGCTTATTGCAAGACTagcaataactcaataaactgtATCCAGTGTTCCCACTGTTATAGACAACCTTTGTACCTAAAGAAAATGTCGAATCTTGGTATTTCAGCATAGACCATTTAACACACAGTATGTGACACATATTCTAAAAGTTTTCTTGTGGCTAAGCAACCGATTTTCACTATGTCCCAGCCTTCACGCGCAGCCAGAGTGTTGTAAAAGATGTATTAGTTTCTGTTTCAACAAGCATGATAAGTTAGGAGTCAGTGACAGATGTTTGTTTATGATGCTTGACTGACGTTTTACACTATCACCTtcttatttttcaatatattaCAAATCTTGACATTCAAAAGTGGCCAGGAAATGGCATCATTTTTTAtgacagtgttgccaactttTACAAGCACTCAAAACAAATGGCCTACCTTTTCTTTGTTGGGTAAAGTCTGAGTTCTGGTAAAAGTGTCTCCTCCGTTAATACTGATCAGCTCAGCATCTACAGGCGGAAATGGTGCGGGGAAAACCACTACGTCACTCTTGAGTGTGTCTGAGCTGAAACACACGTCATACTGCTGAGTAGCTTTGGAGTAAGACCAGCTCCCGTCAGGGTGGGTGGTGATCATTGGGGCGCTGTACCTGCTGAAAGTGCCGTCTGTCCTGTGGCATTTGACAGCTATTAAACTGATGAGGCTGAGCAGAAAGATGACTGACACGGACACAATGGCGATCAGCAGATAGAGGTTCAGCGCCGAGAAGCTGTCCTCCTTTATGGGCACATGTCTGAACTGAGTCTGGATGTCAGCTGTGCTctcaaccaccaccacctcaaTAGACACAGTAGCTGACAGGGAGGGTTCTCCGTTATCAGACACCAACACCAGCAAGGGGTGAGTTTTCAGGTCATTGTCACTCATTCTCCTCTTAGTCCTGATTTCTCCGGTGCTGGTTCCGATGCGGAAGAGGTTGTTTCCTTTGGGCTCAGAGAGGTGATAAGAGAGCAGCGCATTGTATCCAGAGTCTGCGTCTACAGCCCTGATCTTTGCTACAAAGTATCCCGCTTCAGCAGAATAGGGGATGCTTTCACTGTTAACGGAGCCGTGCTCAGAATATGGCGCGAGAATTGTTggattattgtcattttcatcCAGGATTAAAATGTTGACGGTCACGTTGCTGCTGAGCGGAGGAACACCAGAGTCTGTGGCCTGAACTTTAAACTGAAACGTTTTCAACTCCTCATAATTAAAGGCCTGCAGGCTGACTATATCTCCAGTCTCTGAGTTGATATTTAAAATTGAAGAAATAGGAATATTTTTTGGATTAGCATCTAACAATTTGTAAGTCAGTTTTGCATTACTGTCCAAATCAGGATCAAAGGCATTTATTGTATGAATAACAGAGCCAACAGGACTGTTCTCTTTAACATAAACATTGATCACAGGCTCCATGAAGCGAGGTGCATTATCATTGACATCAGAAACATGAACAGTAATGACCCTGATACTGGACAGAGGTGGACTTCCCTCATCTGTGGCTGTAATAGTGACATTGTACAGAGAAGTGTTTTCTCTGTCCAGTGGTCCATCTACGACTAATGAATAGTCGTTTTTGTAGTTGGACTTGAGTTTAAAGGGAACAGACCCCACTACCTTACTGTTAGTTACACCATTGTTTCCTCCATCTTTATCACTGACTGTAACCAAAGCAACTATTGTCCCCAATTCTGCGTCTTCTTTAACTGGGGTCATGAGTGATGTCACAGATATTTCTGGGACATTGTCATTCACATCAGTTATCTCTATTAGCACCTTAGCTTGTGCACTACGAGGAGTGGTACCCTGATCCTTTGCCTGAACTCTGACCTCATAAGCAGGCGTCTCTTCATAATCTAATATTCCCTTCACAGTGATTTCCCCTGTTTctgaatttaaattaaaaatatttgacGGATCAATATTTCCTCGTTTGATCAATGAATACAGGATCTTACTGTTCATGCCCTCGTCTAAATCTGTTGCATTTAACTTTATTACTACTGTTCCGGGTGCAGCATTTTCAGGCACACGTGCTTTATAAAGCGATTTGCTAAAAATGGGTATGTTATCATTGACATCTAAAACATTAACATGTATTCGTAATGAACCCGATCTAGGAGGTTTACCTCCATCCACAGCGGTCAGGAGAAGTGTGATCACtgactgtttctctctgtctaaaGCTTTCTGCAGCACTAACTCAGCAGACACACCATGTTCTCCACCGCTCTGCACATCTAGCGAGAAATGTTCATTCTGGCTCAGCTTGTACGTCTTCACCGAATTACTGCCTATGTCTGCGTCTTCCGCTATTGGGAGGAAATGTCGTTCTCCAGTTAAAGATGATTCAGAAATATTCAGAGAATACGTGTTCTCAATAAAAGCAGGCGAATTGTCGTTTATATCTAAAACATTAACCTCAATGCGGTGTGCAGTCATTGGGTTGTTTAAAACGGCTTGAATTTTTAACGAGCATTTCACCACATTCGGACAAAGCTCCTCTCTGTCTATCCTCTCATCAACAAAAATGTTCCCGGTGCGCAAATTCACGTCAAAATATTTCTTACTGTAACTGGAAACAATACGTAGATCCCTGGTCTCCAGTTCATGTACATTGAGGTTTAAATCCTTTGCAATATTCCCACTACGGTGCCTTTGTTCACCTCCTCGGAAATCGAGTAGGATAACTGCGAGGCAGACCGACCACAGAGACAAAGGAACACAACAATGTGAATCCAGACGTATTCCTTTTGTCCTCGGATATACATTGTTGATGCAACAACTGAACCCCGTCGATCATTTATCCTCAGTCCAGATATTTCCGTACAAAGAAATATAATAGTGTGGAAGCTCCTGCCCTTCTCGTCACAGCGCCTTCCGCGGGTGTACTAATGGCCGATGACGATTTCATTTTTTCCCATCCAGGGAGGAGTTTTGGATAggctatacacacacattcatgtctACGGTCTCCAGCGACATCATGTGGTGAATGATCGGTAAGCAAATAAAATCCAGTGTATGACAAAGTCATATAACGTCAACATTATGAATTACATCAATGATCGGGATTAAACGTGTGTTTTTTTACATCCGGAGTGTGGAAACCCTACAACTGAATATTTCGGTGGCTCATCAAGCTATTATATGAAATACAAAGAATATAATATATCAAGAAGGAAAATATCTCGGAGTTTAATTTCAGAGTGTAGCCATACTCCAGCTTTCCCATATTTATATTGTATCACAatttattgagaaaaaaaatttcTTTTACTGCAAGAACAGAAACTTCTTATTGACAACACAAAGACAAGCACCACGGACAGTGCCTTTTAACTTTATTCCATACTAAGAGGCATTGCAAATGTCAGATCACAGCAAATTGATACCAGCTGTAAACATCAGATGTTGCAGACTGAGGACCATGTCGACTGCTGTTTCAGTCCAGCTGAGGACCAACTAAGATCACTTTACACTGAAATGTGCTCAAAAAAGTAACAGGGTTTGGAGCTGCATGACACACAAGCATAATTCAGCACCTTGGACAACTGTATTTTAAAACAAGCAATAGACTAATTGGATCCTCCCACTGCAACACACGAGGATATTAAATTACAGGCCAGTTCAGGTAGAGGACATGTGACACAAGTCTGAAAGTGCTGTAAGTTATATTGATTTGTAACATATCCCAGCCATCAAGTCCAATCGGAGTATAGTCAAAGGTTATAGTAGTTTCTGTTTTAACAAGTGTGATAAACTAGGAGACAGTCCTATTTGTGGTGCCTGAATGACGTTACACACTACGTTCGTTGTTATTTATCAGAGGCAAACCAGGAAATGACATATTGTTAGGACAGCATTGCCAAGTTTTGCAAGCAGTCAGCACAAATGGCCTACCTTTTCTTTGTTGGGTAAAGTCTGAGTTCTGGTAAAAGTGTCTCCTCCATTTATACTGATCAGCTCAGCATCTACAGGCGGAAACGGTGCGGGGAAAACCACTACGTCACTCTTGAGTGTGTCTGAGCTGAAACACACGTCATACTGCTGAGTAGCTTTGGAGTAAGACCAGCTCCCGTCAGGGTGGGTGGTGATCATTGGGGCGCTGTACCTGCTGAAAGTGCCGTCTGTCCTGTGGCATTTGACAACTATTAAACTGATGAGGCTGAGCAGAAAGATGACTGACACGGACACAATGGCGATCAGCAGATAGAGGTTCAGCGCAGAGAAGCTGTCCTCCTTTATGGGCACATGTCTGAACTGAGTCTGGATGTCAGCTGTGCTctcaaccaccaccacctcaaTAGACACAGTAGCTGACAGGGAGGGTTCTCCGTTATCAGACACCAACACCAGCAAGGGGTGAGTTTTCAGGTCATTGTCACTCATTCTCCTCTTAGTCCTGATTTCTCCGGTGCTGGTTCCGATGCGGAAGAGGTTGTTTCCTTTGGGCTCAGAGAGGTGATAAGAGAGCAGCGCATTGTATCCAGAGTCTGCGTCTACAGCCCTGATCTTTGCCACAAAGTATCCCGCTTCAGCAGAATAGGGGATACTTTCACTGTTAACGGAGCCGTGCTCAGAATATGGCGCGAGAATTGTTggattattgtcattttcatcCAGGATTAAAACGTTGACAGTCACGTTGCTGCCGAGCGGAGGAACACCAGAGTCTGTGGCCTGAACTTTaaactgaaacattttcaacTCCTCATAGTTAAAAGACTGCAGGCTGACTATATCTCCAGTCTCTGAGTTGATGTTCACAACTGATGACACCGGAATATTTTTTGGATTAGCATCTAACAATTTGTAAGTCAGTTTTGCATTACTGTCCAAATCAGGATCAAAGGCATTTATTGTATGAATAACAGAGCCAACAGGACTGTTCTCTTTAACATAAACATTGATCACAGGCTCCATGAAGCGAGGTGCATTATCATTGACATCAGAAACATGAACAGTAATGACCCTGATACTGGACAGAGGTGGACTTCCCTCATCTGTGGCTGTAATAGTGACATTGTACAGAGAAATGTTTTCTCTGTCCAGTGGTCCATCTACGACTAATGAATAGTCATTTTTGTAGTTGGACTTGAGTTGAAAGGGAACAGACTCCACTACCTTACAGTTAGTTACACCATTGTTTCCTCCATCTTTATCACTGACTGTAACCAAAGCAACTATTGTCCCCAGTTCTGCGTCTTCTTTAACTGGGGTCATGAATGACGTCACAGATATTTCTGGGGTATTATCATTCACATCAATTATCTCTATCAGCAGTTTAGCATGTGCACTACGAGGAGTGGTGCCTTGATCCCTTGCCTGAACTCTGACCTCATAAGCAGGCGTCTCTTCATAATCTAATGTTCCCTTCACAGTGATTTCACCTGTTTCTGAATTTAGATAAAAAAATTTTGACGGATCAATATTTCCTCGTTTGATCAATGAATACAGGATCTTACTGTTCATGCCCTCGTCCAAATCTGTTGCATTTAACTGAATTACTACTGTTCTGGGTGCAGCATTTTCAGGCACACGCGCCTTATAAAGAGATTTGCTAAAAGTGGGTATGTTATCATTGACATCTAatatataaacatttatttgtaaCGACCCCGATCGAGGCGATTTTCCTCCATCTACAGCGGTCAGGAGAAGTGTGATCACtgactgtttctctctgtctaaaGCTTTCTGCAGCACGAGCTCAGCCGACACACCGTGTTCTCCACCGCTCTGCACATCTAGCGAGAAATGTTCATTCTGGCTCAGCTTGTACGTCTTCACGGAATGACTGCCTATGTCTGCGTCTACTGCTATGGGGAGAAGATATCGTTCTCCAGTTAAAGATGATTCGGAAATATTCAGAGAATACGTGTTCTCAATAAAAGCAGGCGAATTATCGTTTATATCTAAAACATTAACCTCTATGCGGTGTGCAGTCATTGGGTTGTTTAAAACGGCTTGAATTTTTAACGAGCATTTCACCACATTCGGACAAAGCTCCTCTCTGTCTATTCTCTCATCAACAAAAATGTTCCCGGTGCGCAAATTCACGTCAAAATATTTCTTACTGTAACTGGAAACAATACGTAGATCCCTGGTCTCCAGTTCATGTACATTGAGGTTTAAATCCTTTACAATATTCCCCACTACGGTGCCTTTGTTCACCTCCTCGGAAATCGAGTAGGATAACTGCGAGGCAGACCGACCACAGAGACAAAGGAACACAACAATGTGAATCCAGACGTATTCCTTTTGTCCTCGGATATACATTGTTGATGCAACAACTGAACCCCGTCGATCATTTATCCTCAGTTCAGATATTTCTGTTCAAAGAAATGCAATTGTGTGGAAGCTCCTGCCCTTCTCGTCACAGCGCCTTCCGCGGGTGTACTAATGGTCGGGGACGATTTCATTTTTTCCCATCCAGGGAGGAGTTTTGGATAggctatacacacacattcatgtctACGGTCTCCAGCGACATCATGTGGTGAATGAGCGGTAAGCAAATAAAATCCAGTGTATGACAAAATCATATAATGTCAACATTATGAATTACATCAATGATCGGGATTAAACGTGTGTTTTTACATCCGGAGTGTGGTAACCATATGACTAAATATTTAGATGGCTAATCAAGTTATTTTATAGAGTACAAATAATTCAATATGTCCAGAAAGAAAATTAGTATTTAATTTAAGAGTGTAGCCATATGACTTTCAATCACTGCAGGAAGCCACAGAGACTACACACTGCCAACACAAAGAcaagcaccatggacagcgccCTTTCACTACATTCAATGAAAGGAGGCATAACAAACCTATCAGATCACATCAGAATGACACCAATATCCCATGTTGTAAACTCACCACCACATCAACTGATGTTTCATTTCAGATAATTACAACTTAAATCAATTTATTATACAATAaaatgtgttcagcaagcataAGTGTAGCAGGGTTTGAAGTTGAAGGCACAAAAACCTACTTCGGCACTACGGAGAGCTTATTTCAATACTagcaataactcaataaactatATCAATGTTCCCACTGTTATAGACAACTTTTGTACCTAAAGAAAATGTTGAATCTTGGTATTTCAGCATAGACCATTTAACACACAGTATGTGACACACATTCTAAAAGTTTTCTTGTGGCTCAGCAACCGATTTTCACTATGTCCCAGCCTTCACGCACAGCCAGAGTGTTGTAAAAGATGTATTAGTTTCTGTTTCAACAAGCATGATAAGTTAGGAGTCAGTGACAGATGTTTGTTTATGATGCTTGACTGATGTTCTACACTATGAACTttcttatttttcaaaatattgtAAATCTTGACATTCAAAAGCAGCCAGGAAATGGCATCATTTTTTAtgacagtgttgccaactttTACGAGCACTCAAAACAAATGGCCTACCTTTTCTTTGTTGGGTAAAGTCTGAGTTCTGGTAAAAGTGTCTCCTCCGTTAATACTGATCAGCTCAGCATCTACAGGTGGAAACGGTGCGGGGAAAACCACTACGTCACTCTTGAGTGTGTCTGAGCTGAAACACACGTCATACTGCTGAGTAGCTTTGGAGTAAGACCAGCTCCCGTCAGGGTGGGTGGTGATCATTGGGGCGCTGTACCTGCTGAAAGTGCCGTCTGTCCTGTGGCATTTGACAGCTATTAAACTGATGAGGCTGAGCAGAAAGATGACTGACACGGACACAATGGCGATCAGCAGATAGAGGTTCAGCGCAGAGAAGCTGTCCTCCTTTATGGGC
This region of Epinephelus fuscoguttatus linkage group LG9, E.fuscoguttatus.final_Chr_v1 genomic DNA includes:
- the LOC125894504 gene encoding protocadherin alpha-2-like isoform X9 — protein: MYIRGQKEYVWIHIVVFLCLCGRSASQLSYSISEEVNKGTVVGNIVKDLNLNVHELETRDLRIVSSYSKKYFDVNLRTGNIFVDERIDREELCPNVVKCSLKIQAVLNNPMTAHRIEVNVLDINDNSPAFIENTYSLNISESSLTGERYLLPIAVDADIGSHSVKTYKLSQNEHFSLDVQSGGEHGVSAELVLQKALDREKQSVITLLLTAVDGGKSPRSGSLQINVYILDVNDNIPTFSKSLYKARVPENAAPRTVVIQLNATDLDEGMNSKILYSLIKRGNIDPSKFFYLNSETGEITVKGTLDYEETPAYEVRVQARDQGTTPRSAHAKLLIEIIDVNDNTPEISVTSFMTPVKEDAELGTIVALVTVSDKDGGNNGVTNCKVVGSVPFKLKSNYKNDYSLVVDGPLDRENTSLYNVTITATDEGSPPLSSIRVITVHVSDVNDNAPRFMEPVINVYVKENSPVGSVIHTINAFDPDLDSNAKLTYKLLDANPKNTPVSSIVNINSETGDIVSLQSFNYEELKTFQFKVQATDSGVPPLSSNVTVNVLILDENDNNPTILAPYSEHGSVNSESIPYSAEAGYFVAKIRAVDADSGYNALLSYHLSEPKGNNLFRIGTSTGEIRTKRRMSDNDLKTHPLLVLVSDNGEPSLSATVSIEVVVVESTADIQTQFRHVPIKEDSFSALNLYLLIAIVAVSVVFLLSLISLIAVKCHRTDGTFSRYSAPMITTHPDGSWSYSKATQQYDVCFSSDTLKSDVVVFPAPFPPVDAELISINGGDTFTRTQTLPNKEKPKVPSADWRYSASLRAGGVMQSSVHMEESSVMQGAQGVLVQNWPTASSAADAEGGEVSPPMGAGVDSNSWHFRYGPGGPGAPPQHLKPGEVPPEAFIIPGSPAIISIRQNQGGEDDKSDFITFGKKEEAKKKKKKKKEKKDKKDKGKDDGDE
- the LOC125894504 gene encoding protocadherin alpha-2-like isoform X11 — translated: MYIRGQKEYVWIHIVVFLCLCGRSASQLSYSISEEVNKGTVVGNIVKDLNLNVHELETRDLRIVSSYSKKYFDVNLRTGNIFVDERIDREELCPNVVKCSLKIQAVLNNPMTAHRIEVNVLDINDNSPAFIENTYSLNISESSLTGERHFLPIAEDADIGSNSVKTYKLSQNEHFSLDVQSGGEHGVSAELVLQKALDREKQSVITLLLTAVDGGKPPRSGSLRIHVNVLDVNDNIPIFSKSLYKARVPENAAPGTVVIKLNATDLDEGMNSKILYSLIKRGNIDPSNIFNLNSETGEITVKGILDYEETPAYEVRVQAKDQGTTPRSAQAKVLIEITDVNDNVPEISVTSLMTPVKEDAELGTIVALVTVSDKDGGNNGVTNSKVVGSVPFKLKSNYKNDYSLVVDGPLDRENTSLYNVTITATDEGSPPLSSIRVITVHVSDVNDNAPRFMEPVINVYVKENSPVGSVIHTINAFDPDLDSNAKLTYKLLDANPKNIPISSILNINSETGDIVSLQAFNYEELKTFQFKVQATDSGVPPLSSNVTVNILILDENDNNPTILAPYSEHGSVNSESIPYSAEAGYFVAKIRAVDADSGYNALLSYHLSEPKGNNLFRIGTSTGEIRTKRRMSDNDLKTHPLLVLVSDNGEPSLSATVSIEVVVVESTADIQTQFRHVPIKEDSFSALNLYLLIAIVSVSVIFLLSLISLIAVKCHRTDGTFSRYSAPMITTHPDGSWSYSKATQQYDVCFSSDTLKSDVVVFPAPFPPVDAELISINGGDTFTRTQTLPNKEKPKVPSADWRYSASLRAGGVMQSSVHMEESSVMQGAQGVLVQNWPTASSAADAEGGEVSPPMGAGVDSNSWHFRYGPGGPGAPPQHLKPGEVPPEAFIIPGSPAIISIRQNQGGEDDKSDFITFGKKEEAKKKKKKKKEKKDKKDKGKDDGDE
- the LOC125894504 gene encoding protocadherin alpha-2-like isoform X13; the encoded protein is MYIRGQKEYVWIHIVVFLCLCGRSASQLSYSISEEVNKGTVVGNIVKDLNLNVHELETRDLRIVSSYSKKYFDVNLRTGNIFVDERIDREELCPNVVKCSLKIQAVLNNPMTAHRIEVNVLDINDNSPAFIENTYSLNISESSLTGERYLLPIAVDADIGSHSVKTYKLSQNEHFSLDVQSGGEHGVSAELVLQKALDREKQSVITLLLTAVDGGKSPRSGSLQINVYILDVNDNIPTFSKSLYKARVPENAAPRTVVIQLNATDLDEGMNSKILYSLIKRGNIDPSKFFYLNSETGEITVKGTLDYEETPAYEVRVQARDQGTTPRSAHAKLLIEIIDVNDNTPEISVTSFMTPVKEDAELGTIVALVTVSDKDGGNNGVTNCKVVGSVPFKLKSNYKNDYSLVVDGPLDRENTSLYNVTITATDEGSPPLSSIRVITVHVSDVNDNAPRFMEPVINVYVKENSPVGSVIHTINAFDPDLDSNAKLTYKLLDANPKNIPISSILNINSETGDIVSLQAFNYEELKTFQFKVQATDSGVPPLSSNVTVNILILDENDNNPTILAPYSEHGSVNSESIPYSAEAGYFVAKIRAVDADSGYNALLSYHLSEPKGNNLFRIGTSTGEIRTKRRMSDNDLKTHPLLVLVSDNGEPSLSATVSIEVVVVESTADIQTQFRHVPIKEDSFSALNLYLLIAIVSVSVIFLLSLISLIAVKCHRTDGTFSRYSAPMITTHPDGSWSYSKATQQYDVCFSSDTLKSDVVVFPAPFPPVDAELISINGGDTFTRTQTLPNKEKPKVPSADWRYSASLRAGGVMQSSVHMEESSVMQGAQGVLVQNWPTASSAADAEGGEVSPPMGAGVDSNSWHFRYGPGGPGAPPQHLKPGEVPPEAFIIPGSPAIISIRQNQGGEDDKSDFITFGKKEEAKKKKKKKKEKKDKKDKGKDDGDE
- the LOC125894504 gene encoding protocadherin alpha-2-like isoform X14 produces the protein MYIRGQKEYVWIHIVVFLCLCGRSASQLSYSISEEVNKGTVVGNIVKDLNLNVHELETRDLRIVSSYSKKYFDVNLRTGNIFVDERIDREELCPNVVKCSLKIQAVLNNPMTAHRIEVNVLDINDNSPAFIENTYSLNISESSLTGERYLLPIAVDADIGSHSVKTYKLSQNEHFSLDVQSGGEHGVSAELVLQKALDREKQSVITLLLTAVDGGKSPRSGSLQINVYILDVNDNIPTFSKSLYKARVPENAAPRTVVIQLNATDLDEGMNSKILYSLIKRGNIDPSKFFYLNSETGEITVKGTLDYEETPAYEVRVQAKDQGTTPRSAQAKVLIEITDVNDNVPEISVTSLMTPVKEDAELGTIVALVTVSDKDGGNNGVTNSKVVGSVPFKLKSNYKNDYSLVVDGPLDRENTSLYNVTITATDEGSPPLSSIRVITVHVSDVNDNAPRFMEPVINVYVKENSPVGSVIHTINAFDPDLDSNAKLTYKLLDANPKNIPISSILNINSETGDIVSLQAFNYEELKTFQFKVQATDSGVPPLSSNVTVNILILDENDNNPTILAPYSEHGSVNSESIPYSAEAGYFVAKIRAVDADSGYNALLSYHLSEPKGNNLFRIGTSTGEIRTKRRMSDNDLKTHPLLVLVSDNGEPSLSATVSIEVVVVESTADIQTQFRHVPIKEDSFSALNLYLLIAIVSVSVIFLLSLISLIAVKCHRTDGTFSRYSAPMITTHPDGSWSYSKATQQYDVCFSSDTLKSDVVVFPAPFPPVDAELISINGGDTFTRTQTLPNKEKPKVPSADWRYSASLRAGGVMQSSVHMEESSVMQGAQGVLVQNWPTASSAADAEGGEVSPPMGAGVDSNSWHFRYGPGGPGAPPQHLKPGEVPPEAFIIPGSPAIISIRQNQGGEDDKSDFITFGKKEEAKKKKKKKKEKKDKKDKGKDDGDE
- the LOC125894504 gene encoding protocadherin alpha-2-like isoform X32, whose protein sequence is MTAHRIEVNVLDINDNSPAFIENTYSLNISESSLTGERHFLPIAEDADIGSNSVKTYKLSQNEHFSLDVQSGGEHGVSAELVLQKALDREKQSVITLLLTAVDGGKPPRSGSLRIHVNVLDVNDNIPIFSKSLYKARVPENAAPGTVVIKLNATDLDEGMNSKILYSLIKRGNIDPSNIFNLNSETGEITVKGILDYEETPAYEVRVQAKDQGTTPRSAQAKVLIEITDVNDNVPEISVTSLMTPVKEDAELGTIVALVTVSDKDGGNNGVTNSKVVGSVPFKLKSNYKNDYSLVVDGPLDRENTSLYNVTITATDEGSPPLSSIRVITVHVSDVNDNAPRFMEPVINVYVKENSPVGSVIHTINAFDPDLDSNAKLTYKLLDANPKNIPISSILNINSETGDIVSLQAFNYEELKTFQFKVQATDSGVPPLSSNVTVNILILDENDNNPTILAPYSEHGSVNSESIPYSAEAGYFVAKIRAVDADSGYNALLSYHLSEPKGNNLFRIGTSTGEIRTKRRMSDNDLKTHPLLVLVSDNGEPSLSATVSIEVVVVESTADIQTQFRHVPIKEDSFSALNLYLLIAIVSVSVIFLLSLISLIAVKCHRTDGTFSRYSAPMITTHPDGSWSYSKATQQYDVCFSSDTLKSDVVVFPAPFPPVDAELISINGGDTFTRTQTLPNKEKPKVPSADWRYSASLRAGGVMQSSVHMEESSVMQGAQGVLVQNWPTASSAADAEGGEVSPPMGAGVDSNSWHFRYGPGGPGAPPQHLKPGEVPPEAFIIPGSPAIISIRQNQGGEDDKSDFITFGKKEEAKKKKKKKKEKKDKKDKGKDDGDE